Proteins encoded in a region of the Carassius auratus strain Wakin chromosome 21, ASM336829v1, whole genome shotgun sequence genome:
- the LOC113039082 gene encoding vitelline membrane outer layer protein 1-like, which yields MVVHSLCLLDPLIHFISILIHQARSAAMHHFIFMMFSLLLITGLQVSIQTGEKRVERSIDRNYKSELTVPNGGGWGSWGQREMCPAGTYAAGFSLKVEAPIDGDDTALNGIRLHCIASKASSNSFRSYSTVQSDVGSWGQWTDIAWCPSGFLTAFQLRVERSQGDGDDTAANNIIFRCSEGYLLGGGTNWGDWGSWSQQCGGKGICGLKTRIELPQGRGDDTALNDVTMFCCN from the exons ATGGTAGTGCACTCTCTGTGTCTGCTTGATCCATTAATTCATTTCATCAGTATCTTGATCCATCAGGCCAGGTCTGCAGCAATGCATCACTTCATTTTCATGATGTTTTCACTGCTACTCATTACTGGGCTGCAGGTGAGCATTCAGACTGGAGAAAAACGTGTTGAGCGAAGCATCGACAGAAATTATAAATCAGAGCTGACTGTGCCGAATGGAGGGGGCTGGGGGTCTTGGGGTCAGAGGGAAATGTGTCCAGCTGGAACGTACGCCGCAGGATTCAGCCTAAAG gtgGAAGCACCTATTGATGGTGATGACACTGCACTCAATGGGATCCGTCTTCACTGCATTGCGTCTAAAGCCTCATCAAACTCGTTTCGCAGCTACTCCACAGTTCAGTCAGATGTAGGCAG ctGGGGTCAATGGACAGATATCGCATGGTGTCCTTCTGGATTCTTGACTGCGTTTCAGCTGAGAGTCGAACGCTCTCAAGGAGATGGTGACGATACGGCCGCAAACAACATCAT ATTCAGATGCAGTGAAGGGTATTTACTTGGTGGCGGCACAAACTGGGGCGACTGGGGCTCCTGGAGTCAACAATGTGGAGGAAAAGGGATTTGTGGTCTCAAGACACGGATTGAACTGCCTCAAGGACGAGGAGATGACACCGCTCTCAATGACGTGACCATGTTCTGCTGTAATTAA